Proteins encoded together in one Terriglobia bacterium window:
- a CDS encoding aminotransferase class I/II-fold pyridoxal phosphate-dependent enzyme, with amino-acid sequence MVEHPLVSRKAQQFTESVIREMTRLAQRHGAVNLAQGFPDFPAPAEVKEAAVRAVQGDINQYAITWGAREFRRAIAERFEKDSGLAVDPEQEITVCCGSTEAMMASLLAVVNPGEEVVVFEPFYENYGPDAIISGAVPRFVPLHPPDWTFDPKTLASAFNERTRALILNTPNNPTGKVFSRNELENIAEIVRASNACVMTDEIYQHLVYDGYQHISLATLPGMRERTITINSLSKTYSVTGWRVGYAIAPPHLTQAIRKMHDFLTVGAAAPLQQAGITALRLGDDYYCRLRDDYLGRRDRLLEALADAGFKCFKPFGAYYIMTDISGFGFSNDLEFTRYLIEKVGVAAVPGSSFYNDRVIGSQQLRFTFCKKEATLDEAARRLKKLNSR; translated from the coding sequence GTGGTAGAACACCCATTAGTTTCACGCAAGGCGCAACAGTTCACCGAGTCCGTCATTCGGGAAATGACTCGGCTCGCCCAGCGCCACGGCGCGGTGAATCTTGCGCAGGGTTTCCCCGATTTTCCGGCCCCGGCCGAAGTCAAAGAAGCCGCAGTTCGGGCCGTCCAAGGCGATATCAACCAATACGCCATTACCTGGGGAGCGCGCGAGTTTCGCCGGGCCATTGCCGAGCGCTTTGAGAAGGATTCCGGGCTTGCCGTGGACCCCGAGCAGGAAATCACGGTCTGTTGTGGTTCCACGGAAGCGATGATGGCTTCGCTGCTGGCGGTGGTGAACCCGGGTGAGGAGGTCGTTGTCTTCGAGCCTTTCTATGAAAACTACGGCCCGGACGCTATCATTAGCGGCGCGGTGCCCCGCTTTGTGCCGCTGCACCCTCCGGACTGGACGTTTGACCCGAAGACGCTCGCGTCAGCGTTTAATGAGCGCACACGCGCGCTTATCCTTAACACACCTAACAACCCCACCGGCAAGGTCTTTTCCCGAAATGAGCTTGAAAACATCGCAGAAATCGTAAGGGCCTCAAACGCCTGTGTCATGACCGACGAAATCTATCAGCATCTTGTCTATGATGGCTATCAACACATTTCGTTGGCAACACTTCCGGGTATGCGCGAGAGGACCATCACCATCAACTCCCTGTCAAAAACCTACAGTGTCACAGGGTGGCGCGTGGGCTATGCCATCGCACCACCTCACCTTACCCAGGCCATTCGCAAGATGCACGATTTTCTCACGGTTGGGGCCGCCGCGCCCTTGCAGCAGGCCGGAATCACGGCACTGCGCCTCGGCGATGACTACTACTGCAGACTGCGAGATGATTATCTCGGGCGTCGTGACCGTCTGCTCGAGGCTCTGGCGGATGCCGGATTTAAATGCTTCAAGCCATTCGGCGCATACTACATCATGACCGACATCAGCGGGTTCGGGTTCTCCAATGACCTCGAGTTCACACGATATTTGATTGAGAAGGTCGGCGTCGCCGCCGTTCCGGGCAGCAGCTTTTACAATGATCGCGTGATCGGCAGCCAGCAGCTACGTTTCACCTTCTGCAAAAAGGAAGCCACACTCGACGAAGCCGCGCGCCGGCTGAAGAAATTGAACAGCCGATAG
- a CDS encoding glycoside hydrolase family 2 TIM barrel-domain containing protein, with protein MKAWTALFLLVLISTALTAASEPENAASGPTPTISLDGKWSFIADPSGSLKVQDLASAKDARAIQVPGSWQSEFDDLRDYAGVGWYWRSIQVDTLEPAQAAILKFGAVDYRALVYVNNQQVGSHDGGYLPFEFDVTSFLHAGENQIAVRVVDPGAKPNEVEGIKYAEIPHGKQNWYIQTSGLWQSVELDIRPRVHVGVVHISAGAGGNFTFSVHLVNASANPSQMPAISAEILGPDGKVVWTGSENVVTDQGVCMFSGKLSNPDLWSLSHPALYTLAIHASSGEQQSYRFGFRTFETRDGKFYLNGKVIYLRGALDQAFYPDTIYVPPSLDYLKDEMRKAKAMGLNLLRCHIKVPDPRYLAAADETGMLIWYEIPNWDDLTADSEARAIETLEGMVQRDWNHPSIVIVSIANESWGLKLDQAADRAWLKEVYHKAKQIVPGWLVEDNSACCQNFHVSTDLADFHEYDSIPDHAADFDRFVGDLATRPKWLFSQYGDAEPKGNEPLMLSEFGNWGLPFVPQEKPWWFSRDYHGRRITLPEGLEKRFEDYQYNTIFPDLHALLAATQEHEFKSLKYEIASLRSQPSIQGYVITELTDVMWESNGLMDIWRNPKSFAADLGAIQQDDALLVRPMKHNYFAGDKAEVEVHLSHYGSSDLEAAKVAWNVEGTALHGSFPAPAVAIGSSGKVGTIAFTVPASPVPSQNVLDVQIAAGDEVIARESVDLYFYPPATPTLPPPVNFHDPEGKLRRLAGEMQRRDYFETDSLQAHPVIITPVFDDYVKKALESGSTVILLASAPETITPKVKVVPRSEDSFDGNWISNFAWVRKSAPPFRKIYFDTLSGFETGAATPEAVVTGIPPGEFQDVLAGEFYGWIHSNVGTLVQARYDKGKLLICTFSLNTPYSTDPYATFLMDELVSYAASGFSPKFEITRQEDAKTSLKAGAAAK; from the coding sequence GTGAAAGCCTGGACGGCGTTGTTCCTGCTGGTGCTGATTTCGACAGCTTTGACTGCCGCCTCCGAACCTGAAAACGCCGCGAGCGGGCCAACGCCCACCATTTCTCTGGACGGCAAATGGAGCTTTATCGCAGACCCATCCGGGTCTCTCAAGGTCCAGGACCTTGCTTCGGCCAAGGACGCGAGAGCCATACAGGTCCCGGGATCGTGGCAGTCGGAGTTTGACGACTTGCGCGATTATGCCGGCGTGGGCTGGTATTGGCGCTCCATCCAGGTTGATACACTCGAGCCCGCGCAAGCTGCAATCCTGAAATTCGGCGCGGTTGATTATCGCGCTCTGGTCTATGTCAATAATCAGCAGGTGGGCTCCCATGACGGCGGCTACCTGCCTTTTGAGTTTGACGTGACTTCGTTTCTCCATGCAGGCGAAAATCAGATTGCTGTTCGCGTTGTGGACCCGGGAGCGAAACCCAACGAGGTGGAAGGGATCAAGTATGCGGAAATTCCTCACGGCAAACAAAATTGGTACATCCAGACGAGCGGGCTGTGGCAGAGCGTCGAACTTGACATCCGACCGCGCGTCCATGTGGGAGTTGTGCATATTTCGGCTGGAGCAGGCGGTAACTTCACATTCAGCGTCCATCTCGTGAATGCATCGGCCAACCCATCCCAGATGCCGGCCATAAGCGCGGAAATTCTGGGTCCGGACGGAAAAGTCGTTTGGACAGGCTCCGAGAACGTGGTCACGGACCAGGGCGTCTGCATGTTTTCGGGTAAACTGTCAAACCCGGACCTGTGGAGTCTGTCCCATCCCGCCCTCTATACGCTGGCCATTCACGCCAGTTCCGGCGAGCAGCAATCGTATCGTTTCGGGTTTCGAACCTTCGAAACCCGTGACGGGAAGTTTTACCTGAACGGCAAGGTGATTTACCTGCGTGGCGCGCTGGACCAGGCCTTTTATCCCGACACTATTTACGTGCCTCCCTCGCTGGACTACTTGAAGGACGAGATGCGGAAAGCCAAAGCGATGGGACTGAATCTACTGCGCTGCCACATCAAAGTGCCGGATCCCCGCTATCTGGCGGCGGCCGACGAGACGGGCATGCTGATCTGGTACGAGATTCCGAACTGGGACGATCTGACCGCTGATTCCGAGGCCCGCGCGATCGAGACCCTGGAGGGCATGGTCCAGCGCGACTGGAACCATCCGTCGATCGTCATCGTCAGTATCGCCAATGAGAGCTGGGGCCTGAAGCTTGACCAGGCTGCGGACCGCGCATGGCTTAAAGAGGTTTATCACAAGGCGAAGCAGATCGTCCCGGGATGGCTGGTGGAGGACAACAGCGCCTGCTGCCAAAACTTCCACGTCTCGACTGATCTGGCGGACTTTCACGAGTACGACTCGATTCCCGACCACGCCGCCGACTTCGACAGATTCGTCGGTGATCTGGCGACCCGCCCGAAATGGCTTTTCAGCCAGTACGGAGACGCGGAACCCAAGGGCAATGAACCCCTGATGCTGTCGGAATTCGGAAACTGGGGCCTGCCATTTGTTCCGCAGGAAAAGCCCTGGTGGTTTTCCCGGGATTATCACGGACGGAGGATAACCCTTCCAGAAGGACTGGAGAAGCGGTTTGAGGATTACCAGTACAACACGATATTCCCCGATCTTCACGCCCTGCTGGCGGCAACGCAAGAGCATGAGTTCAAGTCGCTGAAATACGAGATCGCGAGTCTTCGGAGCCAGCCCTCCATCCAGGGTTATGTGATAACAGAACTGACCGATGTGATGTGGGAATCGAACGGCCTGATGGACATTTGGCGAAATCCCAAGAGCTTTGCAGCCGATCTCGGGGCCATTCAGCAGGATGATGCACTGCTGGTCCGCCCTATGAAGCACAATTATTTTGCAGGGGACAAAGCTGAAGTCGAGGTCCACTTGTCCCATTACGGCAGTAGCGATCTCGAGGCGGCGAAGGTCGCCTGGAACGTGGAAGGAACGGCGCTACACGGCAGCTTCCCGGCTCCGGCGGTCGCGATTGGCTCATCGGGAAAAGTGGGGACCATCGCCTTTACTGTCCCAGCATCCCCTGTACCCTCTCAGAATGTCCTGGACGTCCAGATTGCTGCAGGAGATGAAGTAATTGCGAGAGAATCAGTTGACCTATACTTCTATCCGCCTGCGACGCCTACGCTACCGCCCCCGGTAAATTTTCACGACCCCGAGGGCAAGCTGCGCCGCCTTGCTGGCGAAATGCAGCGGCGCGACTACTTTGAGACGGACAGCCTGCAAGCCCACCCTGTGATCATTACGCCAGTATTCGACGATTATGTGAAAAAGGCGCTTGAATCCGGCAGCACAGTCATTCTCCTTGCCAGTGCTCCGGAAACCATCACGCCAAAAGTGAAGGTCGTGCCGCGCTCGGAAGACTCGTTCGACGGGAACTGGATCTCCAATTTTGCCTGGGTACGCAAGTCTGCGCCCCCGTTCCGCAAGATCTATTTTGATACCCTGAGCGGTTTTGAGACAGGAGCAGCCACTCCGGAAGCTGTTGTCACGGGAATTCCGCCCGGAGAATTCCAGGACGTGCTGGCGGGGGAATTCTATGGATGGATCCATTCGAACGTGGGAACCTTGGTTCAGGCGCGCTACGACAAAGGCAAGCTCCTGATCTGCACTTTCTCCCTTAATACGCCTTACAGTACCGACCCCTACGCTACGTTTCTGATGGACGAACTTGTGAGTTACGCCGCGTCTGGCTTTTCCCCGAAATTTGAGATCACTCGGCAGGAAGACGCGAAGACAAGCCTGAAGGCCGGTGCTGCGGCCAAGTGA
- a CDS encoding TonB-dependent receptor, whose translation MLSRCVRSSVACLVAIVALGLVSVQRLNAQVLYGSVAGTVTDQTGAVVPGAAVTIVNDNTGLSRNATSGSNGDYRVTDLPAGTYTLTITGSGFQPVKQTGINITVGSVNQQNVQLTVGAVTQTVTVSGAAATLQTQQANVHTTISNYAVQNLPLNIYHNFQSVELLAPGVVSLSAISGNYPNSLADTPDRSLAINTNGLPQHINTSRVDGATDVFLWLPDHMVIIPPASTVEEVNVQTSNFNVQKGLTAGAATDVITKSGTNAFHGQLYGYHTDQALDAQNALVHTDNGKKPKNIQNNDGVAVGGPIVKNKVFFFGNWDGFFQRQNPADQNLIPPVDMRNGDFSKYLGGDLFSCTAKDASGNCTSTAPVMVQTTEGATVQLQQGMVFDPTTGNPATGQGRQVFSSGGALNVIPASRMYAGATNFWQLMAPFTPNTAIGGPFTETTSVNDTRLRNSDWNRNIYTGKVDYNISDRQTLWGKYTLQKALLNDGSDYGVAGQGGGTGITDDTAQTVTIGHNWTAKSNLVLTGHLGFTRMGEKNQTEDFGKPLGQSVLGLVNSNTPSNDVRYTGMPGVQFNDNWTTLGTNQSWEPVQRNDWQLTLDENATWIKGKHTIVFGFDAAHNHMNHWQPEIVCCPRGNVITSDFNTFLDLNGDGSTATLYGAGLNQINFNPGPWNSIAAFNLGLSSEVQNGQQFIKATNKDWQEALYIGDTFRLTPKLTVDAGVRWEYFPLITRDGVSKFEVYDTATNQLYLGGLGKNDTHLGNTPVGVTSSKKLFAPRLGLAYQFNDKTVFRAAYGITYDTLPLERPLRGFWPYTIGADNQVVLPNVSSTVTQYLPYATFNASTNTPNNIAGSPATAGGLFNGVPLIESPTGFESGILTPPTNVTIGTLAPGEFNRGYVQFWNFTVERKLPGDILLNVGYVGNHLAHEFNGRDADAAPLGAGNGGSPLFAAFGRPQSSGTYLFDGYLDSHYNSLQVSLNRHVTNGLFLQGSYTYSKVIGFIDDEGWENGLAFNCTANSLMPNGCQSLNQHTLSFDHTHVLKMAFIYTLPFGAGQKFASTGAASAILGGWQVNGIVTGISGSPLYVSQGTNNLNTPATDQAPDFAGGLNMVKGTGPGEQWFNTSAFTPVEFATGQQVRIGSSASRGLSWLRGPGLMQLDASLFRTFKVTERFKLKVRGEMLNFTNTPHWSNPGTSCDITTAGVCGGSLGQITSAFGERIFQIGAEVDF comes from the coding sequence ATGCTATCTCGCTGTGTCCGTTCATCTGTTGCGTGTCTTGTCGCAATTGTCGCCCTCGGGCTTGTCTCTGTTCAGCGACTGAATGCACAGGTTCTATATGGTTCCGTCGCCGGAACCGTAACCGACCAGACTGGAGCAGTCGTTCCAGGAGCGGCAGTCACGATCGTCAATGACAACACAGGTCTGTCCCGTAATGCCACTTCAGGCTCGAATGGCGATTACCGCGTTACTGACCTTCCCGCAGGGACCTACACCCTTACCATCACCGGTAGCGGTTTTCAGCCTGTTAAGCAGACCGGGATCAACATCACGGTGGGTTCGGTTAACCAGCAAAATGTGCAGCTTACAGTCGGAGCTGTTACCCAGACGGTGACGGTTTCCGGCGCTGCCGCAACCCTACAAACCCAGCAGGCCAACGTTCACACAACGATCAGTAATTACGCGGTGCAGAACCTGCCGTTGAACATCTATCACAACTTTCAGAGTGTTGAGTTGCTGGCGCCGGGCGTGGTTTCTTTGTCGGCCATCAGCGGTAACTATCCCAATTCGCTGGCTGACACGCCGGACCGTTCGCTTGCCATTAATACGAATGGTTTGCCGCAGCACATCAACACCTCGCGTGTAGATGGAGCGACAGACGTGTTCCTCTGGCTCCCTGACCACATGGTGATCATACCTCCTGCATCTACGGTCGAGGAAGTGAACGTGCAGACCTCGAACTTTAACGTTCAGAAAGGTCTCACTGCCGGCGCTGCCACCGACGTGATCACTAAATCCGGGACCAACGCGTTTCATGGCCAGCTTTATGGCTATCACACAGACCAGGCGCTGGACGCGCAGAACGCTCTCGTCCACACTGACAACGGGAAAAAACCGAAAAACATCCAGAACAACGACGGCGTTGCTGTTGGCGGGCCGATTGTGAAGAACAAAGTGTTCTTCTTCGGCAACTGGGACGGCTTTTTCCAGCGCCAGAACCCGGCTGACCAGAACCTGATTCCTCCTGTGGATATGAGGAACGGAGACTTCTCCAAGTACCTCGGCGGCGACCTCTTTTCATGCACAGCCAAGGATGCCAGCGGCAACTGTACCTCAACTGCCCCGGTGATGGTGCAGACCACAGAAGGCGCAACAGTTCAGTTGCAGCAAGGAATGGTTTTTGACCCGACAACCGGAAACCCGGCGACTGGCCAGGGCCGTCAGGTATTTTCGTCTGGCGGCGCCTTGAACGTTATTCCTGCCAGCCGCATGTATGCGGGAGCCACCAATTTCTGGCAACTGATGGCGCCCTTTACTCCCAACACAGCGATAGGTGGGCCCTTTACAGAGACCACGTCGGTCAACGACACGCGTCTGCGGAATTCGGATTGGAACCGCAACATCTATACAGGCAAGGTGGACTATAACATCAGTGACCGTCAGACCCTCTGGGGCAAGTACACCCTCCAGAAGGCGCTTCTCAATGACGGCAGCGACTACGGCGTCGCCGGACAGGGCGGCGGCACGGGTATTACCGACGACACCGCTCAGACTGTTACGATTGGCCACAACTGGACGGCTAAATCTAATCTGGTGTTAACTGGCCATCTCGGATTTACCCGCATGGGCGAGAAAAACCAGACAGAGGACTTCGGCAAGCCGTTGGGCCAATCTGTTCTTGGTCTGGTCAACAGCAACACGCCCTCGAACGACGTGAGATACACCGGAATGCCGGGAGTCCAATTTAACGACAACTGGACCACCCTGGGCACCAACCAATCGTGGGAACCCGTGCAGCGGAACGACTGGCAGTTGACGCTCGACGAAAACGCCACGTGGATCAAGGGCAAGCACACGATCGTTTTTGGATTTGACGCTGCCCATAACCACATGAACCACTGGCAGCCGGAAATCGTCTGCTGCCCGCGTGGCAACGTCATCACCTCCGATTTCAATACCTTTCTAGACCTGAATGGCGATGGCAGCACGGCGACACTCTACGGCGCCGGGTTAAACCAGATCAATTTTAACCCTGGTCCGTGGAACAGCATTGCCGCCTTCAACCTTGGCCTTTCGAGTGAAGTTCAGAACGGCCAGCAATTCATTAAGGCCACCAACAAGGATTGGCAGGAAGCTCTCTACATCGGAGATACCTTCCGCTTAACACCCAAACTTACGGTGGATGCCGGCGTTCGCTGGGAATATTTCCCGCTGATTACTCGCGACGGTGTCAGCAAGTTCGAAGTCTATGACACCGCCACCAACCAGCTTTACCTCGGTGGGCTGGGCAAAAACGACACGCACCTGGGCAATACGCCGGTTGGGGTGACCAGCAGCAAGAAGCTGTTTGCGCCACGCCTGGGCCTTGCCTATCAGTTCAACGACAAGACGGTATTTCGGGCTGCCTACGGAATAACGTATGACACTCTGCCTCTTGAACGACCGTTGCGTGGCTTCTGGCCCTATACCATTGGCGCGGATAACCAGGTCGTCCTGCCCAACGTCAGCAGCACTGTTACTCAGTACCTCCCGTATGCGACGTTCAATGCTTCGACCAACACGCCTAACAACATCGCTGGTTCACCAGCTACGGCCGGCGGATTGTTCAACGGTGTTCCGCTCATTGAATCACCGACAGGATTCGAGTCCGGTATTCTGACACCTCCAACAAACGTCACCATCGGCACGCTTGCGCCGGGCGAGTTCAATCGTGGATACGTGCAGTTCTGGAACTTCACGGTGGAACGGAAGCTGCCGGGCGACATCCTCTTGAACGTTGGCTATGTTGGCAACCATCTTGCCCACGAATTCAATGGGCGCGATGCCGATGCTGCTCCGCTGGGCGCCGGAAACGGTGGTTCCCCGCTATTTGCCGCCTTCGGGCGTCCCCAATCGAGCGGGACTTACCTGTTTGACGGCTATCTCGATTCTCACTACAATTCATTGCAGGTTTCGTTAAACCGCCACGTCACCAATGGCCTGTTCCTTCAGGGGTCTTATACCTACTCGAAAGTGATCGGGTTTATCGATGACGAAGGTTGGGAGAACGGCCTGGCTTTTAACTGCACGGCGAACTCCCTGATGCCCAATGGATGCCAGTCCCTCAACCAGCACACGCTCAGCTTTGACCACACGCATGTGCTGAAGATGGCGTTCATTTACACTCTGCCCTTTGGCGCCGGCCAGAAGTTCGCCAGCACCGGGGCTGCCAGTGCAATCCTCGGCGGTTGGCAGGTGAATGGCATCGTGACCGGTATCTCCGGCTCACCCCTTTATGTGAGCCAGGGCACGAACAACCTGAACACTCCTGCCACAGACCAGGCTCCTGACTTTGCTGGCGGGCTCAACATGGTCAAGGGAACCGGGCCTGGCGAGCAGTGGTTCAACACGTCAGCCTTCACGCCGGTGGAATTCGCGACGGGCCAGCAAGTCCGAATAGGAAGTTCCGCCAGTCGTGGGCTTTCTTGGCTGCGTGGACCTGGACTGATGCAATTGGATGCCAGTCTGTTCCGGACCTTTAAGGTTACAGAGCGGTTCAAGTTGAAGGTTCGGGGAGAGATGCTCAACTTCACGAACACGCCTCATTGGAGCAATCCAGGCACGAGCTGTGACATCACAACCGCCGGCGTCTGCGGCGGTAGTCTTGGACAGATCACATCAGCCTTTGGGGAACGGATCTTCCAGATAGGGGCTGAAGTGGACTTCTAA
- a CDS encoding transglycosylase SLT domain-containing protein codes for MKILLVLLASVFYLPLASAARTPAATWGKPPSALVRLASRADSSSTWPELRRLAESLKATKDRALTYFVLGYHEYKSSKFDVAAADLAKASSTPSPLADLADYYCASAAYNGGHPEAVPGILDDFNKRHPFSIEHYDAIELLAWAYLQTGNPQRALQLLQAEPQVRQRPALALVLGRAYTDSGQVRQAAQTFQDIFYAFPTTPQASAAGDALNKLKNQLGVNYPQVSDEIATARVEKLFSASQYSEALREYEQLLKDRRNSTWAWGWNLGRAKCLIRLGRGADAAETLVNSVAPTPELDAERLATLVDAYARVEDDTAVANTLNKLRADHFSSRWHAVALLRAANYFMYKGVLDIAPLYYRTLLDAFPHTPQASEASWRFAWITYLTGQPDEASKALLQHIRNYPDSSHVAAALYFLGRLQEDGQPAEARAVYEFLIKRYRHNYYSLEASNRLSLLKKSAVHQTTFGNNPLFSLPELARNIPAADPPRFGACPPSTDGANLLPFNMLSALHLDDLARQDIQARLSLHPDSPALVIALSRFEAEQGQTDRALHTTKRITPDYYSQQFSGLPREVWRLLFPTAHIGVIRRYAAINHLDPYLVMGLIRQESGFNVRATSIADARGLMQIEASTVTNSRRYLKSVGRRLYEPTYNVRFGCAFLRRLLQRYDGNEAAALAAYNAGPTVVDQWLSQRKYRDQQEFVESIPYPETRIYLKAVFADSGVYRQLLKPATEFAECSSHSRLAQK; via the coding sequence GTGAAAATTCTCCTGGTTTTGCTCGCAAGCGTTTTCTACTTGCCGTTGGCTTCTGCGGCGCGAACGCCGGCCGCAACCTGGGGGAAGCCTCCGTCCGCATTAGTCCGCCTGGCGTCAAGAGCTGATTCTTCGAGCACCTGGCCTGAACTGAGACGGCTTGCGGAGTCTCTCAAGGCGACGAAAGATCGCGCTTTGACTTATTTTGTGCTTGGATACCACGAGTATAAATCCAGTAAATTCGACGTTGCCGCGGCGGACCTGGCAAAGGCATCTTCAACGCCTTCCCCGCTGGCCGACCTTGCGGATTACTATTGCGCATCAGCCGCTTACAACGGCGGCCATCCTGAAGCCGTTCCCGGCATCCTGGACGATTTCAACAAACGCCATCCGTTTAGCATAGAACATTACGACGCCATCGAGTTGCTGGCCTGGGCGTATCTCCAGACCGGCAACCCTCAGAGGGCATTGCAGTTGTTGCAAGCGGAGCCTCAGGTCCGCCAGCGGCCTGCGTTGGCGCTGGTCCTGGGCCGGGCATACACCGATAGCGGGCAGGTTCGCCAGGCGGCGCAAACCTTCCAGGACATCTTTTACGCTTTTCCCACCACGCCGCAAGCCAGCGCGGCTGGCGATGCTCTTAACAAGCTGAAAAACCAGCTCGGCGTCAACTATCCGCAGGTTTCGGATGAGATCGCCACAGCGCGAGTGGAGAAACTGTTCTCAGCCTCACAATATTCCGAAGCTCTCCGGGAATACGAGCAGTTGCTGAAGGACCGGCGGAACAGCACCTGGGCCTGGGGATGGAACCTGGGCCGAGCCAAGTGCCTGATCCGCCTTGGGCGTGGCGCCGACGCCGCCGAAACGCTGGTGAACAGCGTTGCGCCGACGCCCGAGCTGGATGCTGAGCGGCTGGCAACCCTCGTTGATGCTTATGCCCGGGTTGAGGATGACACCGCGGTTGCCAACACCCTCAACAAGCTTCGAGCTGATCACTTCAGCTCGCGGTGGCACGCGGTGGCCCTTTTGAGGGCGGCCAATTATTTTATGTACAAAGGCGTGTTGGACATCGCTCCACTGTACTACCGCACACTTCTGGACGCGTTTCCTCATACTCCGCAGGCCTCCGAGGCAAGCTGGCGCTTCGCATGGATCACCTATCTTACCGGCCAACCGGACGAGGCCAGCAAAGCCCTGTTGCAGCACATTCGAAATTATCCTGACTCTTCTCACGTCGCTGCGGCGCTCTACTTTCTGGGGCGGCTGCAAGAAGACGGGCAGCCAGCGGAAGCCCGCGCCGTTTACGAATTCCTAATCAAGCGTTATCGGCACAATTACTACTCCCTGGAAGCATCGAATCGGCTTTCCTTGCTGAAGAAGAGCGCCGTTCACCAAACGACGTTTGGAAACAATCCGCTGTTTTCTCTTCCAGAGCTTGCCCGCAACATTCCGGCTGCTGACCCGCCCCGCTTTGGAGCTTGCCCGCCATCCACTGACGGCGCAAACCTGCTTCCCTTCAACATGCTCAGCGCGCTGCATCTTGATGATCTCGCCAGGCAGGACATCCAGGCACGGCTTAGTCTTCATCCCGATTCTCCTGCTCTGGTCATCGCGCTTAGCAGGTTTGAAGCAGAGCAGGGGCAGACCGACCGCGCTTTACACACAACGAAAAGGATCACCCCGGATTACTATTCACAGCAATTTTCAGGCTTGCCGCGCGAGGTCTGGCGCCTGCTGTTCCCAACGGCCCACATCGGTGTCATCAGGCGGTACGCCGCAATCAATCACCTGGACCCCTACCTGGTGATGGGGCTTATCAGGCAGGAGTCAGGATTCAACGTCCGCGCCACTTCCATTGCGGATGCCCGCGGATTGATGCAGATTGAAGCGTCCACGGTCACGAATTCAAGGCGGTATCTGAAGTCTGTGGGCCGAAGGCTTTACGAGCCAACCTATAACGTGCGCTTTGGGTGTGCATTTTTAAGGCGGCTCCTCCAGCGCTATGACGGCAACGAGGCAGCGGCCCTTGCGGCCTACAACGCCGGACCAACCGTTGTGGACCAATGGCTAAGCCAGCGCAAGTATCGCGATCAGCAGGAATTCGTGGAATCTATTCCTTATCCGGAAACGCGGATCTATCTTAAAGCTGTCTTTGCCGACAGCGGCGTCTATCGGCAACTGCTTAAACCCGCTACTGAGTTTGCCGAGTGCTCCAGCCATTCCAGGTTAGCGCAAAAGTGA